The proteins below are encoded in one region of Oryzias melastigma strain HK-1 linkage group LG9, ASM292280v2, whole genome shotgun sequence:
- the LOC112148767 gene encoding MLX-interacting protein isoform X2 — MSLRQTYRRATASIKQEQEDDSDTEDSHLGLLKVEGLESQIIHSGHFMVSWPHSEHPPKKGYDFDTVNKQTCQTYHFGKTSTSHLSIDASLTKLFECMTLAYSGKLVSPKWKNFKGLKLLWRDKIRLNNAIWRAWYMQYVEKRENPVCHFVTPLDGNMHLDVHRAAETVASDGRCWKRRIEIVIREYHKWRTYFKKRLHKHKDEDLSSLLTDEESVARRLPRKHNETPAPMEMDPLFDMDVLMSEFSDTLFSTLASHQPLAWPNPREIAHAGNADMIQPGLIPLQPNLDFMDSCDPLQDLFHSLRQPAFPSVFPTSTSVTPLPSSSAQSQASLMPPLNLSVNHPSGSLPMSSSMATQRSETSVVGYDQNCMPLFARPVASSDQSGVSSESLSREPLVQCLQGQNLASAATIVPSPLNNPPSLDENVTSSVRTHTAPSTVTSSNVTTTTTISHISDYSSISTQPPLLQSQLQPLASLTSGPVQQQQQSFALPHPLQSNSAIKVRRRQKIAPSPHLIFTAPFPGHASAVLVTPSNLKPDVVSANNSLVIAPSHSGTASGFHVLPQTQKTPQLMVPKENPYTPSSKNQKPSPSAVHSQPGSSQGSPCGLDQVPSPPSLIIGSSTFLTKTEHNQSRRTTHISAEQKRRSNINIGFKTLCNLVPTLKTLSNVPNATTLQKTVEHISKLQQERQQMQEEIKKLREEIEELNTSISACQEQLPATGVPMRQNRLDHMEERFDEYVKSHTFQNWKFWIFSIIIKPLFESFNSMVTTTSKARLCQTTLQWLDCHCSLPVLRPMVLSRLRHLSTTTSILSHPLRLPDEAIKAVTDTDA; from the exons ATGTCTCTGCGACAGACTTACCGCCGCGCGACAGCCAGCATAaagcaggagcaggaggacgaCTCGGACACGGAGGACTCCCACCTGGGGCTTCTGAAAGTAGAAGGGCTGGAATCCCAGATCATCCACAGCGGACACTTCATGGTGTCTTGGCCCCACAGCGAGCACCCCCCGAAGAAAGGCTACGACTTTGACACTGTCAACAAACAGACCTGTCAGACGTATCACTTCGGCAAGACGAGCACGTCGCACCTCTCCATAGACGCGTCCCTCACTAAGCTCTTCGAGTGCATGACCCTTGCTTATAG tggcaAACTTGTGTCTCCTAAATGGAAGAACTTTAAAGGTCTAAAGCTGTTATGGAGAGACAAGATTCGCCTCAACAATGCCATATGGAGAGCCTGGTACATGCAGT ATgtggagaaaagagaaaatccGGTTTGTCACTTTGTAACGCCTCTGGATGGAAATATGCACTTAGACGTTCACCGAGCTGCAGAG ACTGTTGCCAGTGATGGAAGGTGTTGGAAAAGAAGAATAGAAATCGTCATTAGAGAATACCACAAGTGGAGAACATACTTTAAGAAAAGG CTTCATAAACACAAAGATGAGGACCTCTCAAGCCTACTTACG GATGAAGAGAGTGTCGCACGCCGTCTGCCTCGAAAGCACAATGAAACGCCCGCCCCGATGGAGATGGACCCCCTCTTTGACATGGATGTTTTAATGTCCGAGTTTTCAGACACCTTGTTTTCCACGCTGGCCTCTCACCAGCCTCTAGCCTGGCCCAATCCCAGAGAAATCG CTCATGCAGGGAATGCAGACATGATCCAGCCGGGACTCATCCCTTTACAACCCAACCTGGACTTCATGGACTCCTGTGATCCTCTACAAG ACTTATTTCACAGCCTCCGTCAGCCCGCCTTCCCCTCTGTTTTCCCCACTTCAACATCTGTCACCCCTCTACCCAGCAGCAGCGCTCAGTCACAG GCCTCATTGATGCCCCCTTTGAATCTCTCAGTCAATCATCCTTCTGGCTCCCTCCCCATGTCCTCCTCCATGGCCACCCAGAGATCTGAAACCAGTGTGGTTGGATACGATCAAAACTGCATGCCTTTGTTCGCTAGGCCAGTGGCATCCAGCGATCAGTCAGGGGTTTCATCTGAGTCCCTGTCCCGTGAACCTCTGGTGCAGTGCCTTCAGGGTCAGAACTTAGCCTCAGCTGCAACCATTGTGCCTTCACCTCTGAACAACCCCCCCTCTTTGGACGAGAACGTAACTTCATCTGTGAGAACACACACGGCCCCTTCTACCGTAACGTCCAGCAAtgtcaccaccaccaccaccatcagcCACATCTCGGATTATAGCTCCATATCCACACAGCCTCCACTTCTCCAATCCCAACTACAACCTTTGGCTTCACTGACCAGCGGCCccgtccagcagcagcagcagtctttTGCTCTGCCTCACCCTCTTCAGTCAAACAGTGCCATCAAAGTAAGACGTCGGCAGAAGATTGCACCTTCGCCTCACCTCATTTTCACAG CTCCTTTTCCTGGTCATGCCAGCGCAGTACTTGTCACCCCCTCAAACCTGAAACCAGATGTGGTCTCCGCAAACAATAGTCTGGTTATCGCGCCTTCTCATTCTGGAACG GCTTCTGGATTTCATGTTTTGCCTCAAACCCAGAAGACTCCTCAGCTAATGGTCCCGAAAGAGAATCCATATACCCCAAGTTCTAAAAACCAGAAGCCGTCCCCTAGTGCTG ttcaCAGTCAGCCAGGATCCAGTCAGGGGTCACCCTGTGGGTTAGATCAGGTTCCCAGTCCCCCATCACTGATCATCGGCAGCAGTACATTTCTGACTAAGACTGAGCACAATCAG AGCCGGAGGACAACGCACATATCTGCAGAACAGAAGAGGCGGTCCAACATAAACATTGGCTTTAAGACGCTCTGCAATCTGGTTCCCACGCTGAAGACACTATCAAAC GTCCCCAATGCAACCACCCTGCAGAAAACAGTGGAGCACATCAGTAAGCTCCAGCAGGAGAGGCAGCAGATGCAGGAAGAGATCAAGAAGCTACGGGAAGAAATTGAAGAGCTCAATACCTCCATCAG CGCATGTCAGGAGCAGCTGCCTGCAACAGGAGTTCCAATGAGGCAGAATCGCTTAGACCACATGGAAGAGAGGTTTGACGAATACGTGAAGAGCCACACTTTTCAGAACTGGAAGTTCTGGATT TTTAGCATCATCATCAAGCCTCTGTTTGAGTCATTCAACAGCATGGTGACGACGACGAGCAAGGCCAGGCTGTGCCAGACTACACTGCAGTGGTTGGATTGTCACTGCTCTCTCCCAGTCCTCAGACCAA tggTGCTGAGCAGACTTCGTCATCTGAGCACGACCACCTCCATTCTCAGCCACCCTCTGCGCCTTCCAGACGAGGCCATCAAGGCTGTCACCGACACAGATGCGTAG
- the LOC112148767 gene encoding MLX-interacting protein isoform X1, translating into MSLRQTYRRATASIKQEQEDDSDTEDSHLGLLKVEGLESQIIHSGHFMVSWPHSEHPPKKGYDFDTVNKQTCQTYHFGKTSTSHLSIDASLTKLFECMTLAYSGKLVSPKWKNFKGLKLLWRDKIRLNNAIWRAWYMQYVEKRENPVCHFVTPLDGNMHLDVHRAAETVASDGRCWKRRIEIVIREYHKWRTYFKKRLHKHKDEDLSSLLTGPEEQLSLFGEISPDVLRVSFCQDEESVARRLPRKHNETPAPMEMDPLFDMDVLMSEFSDTLFSTLASHQPLAWPNPREIAHAGNADMIQPGLIPLQPNLDFMDSCDPLQDLFHSLRQPAFPSVFPTSTSVTPLPSSSAQSQASLMPPLNLSVNHPSGSLPMSSSMATQRSETSVVGYDQNCMPLFARPVASSDQSGVSSESLSREPLVQCLQGQNLASAATIVPSPLNNPPSLDENVTSSVRTHTAPSTVTSSNVTTTTTISHISDYSSISTQPPLLQSQLQPLASLTSGPVQQQQQSFALPHPLQSNSAIKVRRRQKIAPSPHLIFTAPFPGHASAVLVTPSNLKPDVVSANNSLVIAPSHSGTASGFHVLPQTQKTPQLMVPKENPYTPSSKNQKPSPSAVHSQPGSSQGSPCGLDQVPSPPSLIIGSSTFLTKTEHNQSRRTTHISAEQKRRSNINIGFKTLCNLVPTLKTLSNVPNATTLQKTVEHISKLQQERQQMQEEIKKLREEIEELNTSISACQEQLPATGVPMRQNRLDHMEERFDEYVKSHTFQNWKFWIFSIIIKPLFESFNSMVTTTSKARLCQTTLQWLDCHCSLPVLRPMVLSRLRHLSTTTSILSHPLRLPDEAIKAVTDTDA; encoded by the exons ATGTCTCTGCGACAGACTTACCGCCGCGCGACAGCCAGCATAaagcaggagcaggaggacgaCTCGGACACGGAGGACTCCCACCTGGGGCTTCTGAAAGTAGAAGGGCTGGAATCCCAGATCATCCACAGCGGACACTTCATGGTGTCTTGGCCCCACAGCGAGCACCCCCCGAAGAAAGGCTACGACTTTGACACTGTCAACAAACAGACCTGTCAGACGTATCACTTCGGCAAGACGAGCACGTCGCACCTCTCCATAGACGCGTCCCTCACTAAGCTCTTCGAGTGCATGACCCTTGCTTATAG tggcaAACTTGTGTCTCCTAAATGGAAGAACTTTAAAGGTCTAAAGCTGTTATGGAGAGACAAGATTCGCCTCAACAATGCCATATGGAGAGCCTGGTACATGCAGT ATgtggagaaaagagaaaatccGGTTTGTCACTTTGTAACGCCTCTGGATGGAAATATGCACTTAGACGTTCACCGAGCTGCAGAG ACTGTTGCCAGTGATGGAAGGTGTTGGAAAAGAAGAATAGAAATCGTCATTAGAGAATACCACAAGTGGAGAACATACTTTAAGAAAAGG CTTCATAAACACAAAGATGAGGACCTCTCAAGCCTACTTACG GGGCCAGAGGAGCAGTTGTCGCTGTTTGGGGAAATCTCTCCAGACGTGCTGCGTGTCTCCTTTTGTCAGGATGAAGAGAGTGTCGCACGCCGTCTGCCTCGAAAGCACAATGAAACGCCCGCCCCGATGGAGATGGACCCCCTCTTTGACATGGATGTTTTAATGTCCGAGTTTTCAGACACCTTGTTTTCCACGCTGGCCTCTCACCAGCCTCTAGCCTGGCCCAATCCCAGAGAAATCG CTCATGCAGGGAATGCAGACATGATCCAGCCGGGACTCATCCCTTTACAACCCAACCTGGACTTCATGGACTCCTGTGATCCTCTACAAG ACTTATTTCACAGCCTCCGTCAGCCCGCCTTCCCCTCTGTTTTCCCCACTTCAACATCTGTCACCCCTCTACCCAGCAGCAGCGCTCAGTCACAG GCCTCATTGATGCCCCCTTTGAATCTCTCAGTCAATCATCCTTCTGGCTCCCTCCCCATGTCCTCCTCCATGGCCACCCAGAGATCTGAAACCAGTGTGGTTGGATACGATCAAAACTGCATGCCTTTGTTCGCTAGGCCAGTGGCATCCAGCGATCAGTCAGGGGTTTCATCTGAGTCCCTGTCCCGTGAACCTCTGGTGCAGTGCCTTCAGGGTCAGAACTTAGCCTCAGCTGCAACCATTGTGCCTTCACCTCTGAACAACCCCCCCTCTTTGGACGAGAACGTAACTTCATCTGTGAGAACACACACGGCCCCTTCTACCGTAACGTCCAGCAAtgtcaccaccaccaccaccatcagcCACATCTCGGATTATAGCTCCATATCCACACAGCCTCCACTTCTCCAATCCCAACTACAACCTTTGGCTTCACTGACCAGCGGCCccgtccagcagcagcagcagtctttTGCTCTGCCTCACCCTCTTCAGTCAAACAGTGCCATCAAAGTAAGACGTCGGCAGAAGATTGCACCTTCGCCTCACCTCATTTTCACAG CTCCTTTTCCTGGTCATGCCAGCGCAGTACTTGTCACCCCCTCAAACCTGAAACCAGATGTGGTCTCCGCAAACAATAGTCTGGTTATCGCGCCTTCTCATTCTGGAACG GCTTCTGGATTTCATGTTTTGCCTCAAACCCAGAAGACTCCTCAGCTAATGGTCCCGAAAGAGAATCCATATACCCCAAGTTCTAAAAACCAGAAGCCGTCCCCTAGTGCTG ttcaCAGTCAGCCAGGATCCAGTCAGGGGTCACCCTGTGGGTTAGATCAGGTTCCCAGTCCCCCATCACTGATCATCGGCAGCAGTACATTTCTGACTAAGACTGAGCACAATCAG AGCCGGAGGACAACGCACATATCTGCAGAACAGAAGAGGCGGTCCAACATAAACATTGGCTTTAAGACGCTCTGCAATCTGGTTCCCACGCTGAAGACACTATCAAAC GTCCCCAATGCAACCACCCTGCAGAAAACAGTGGAGCACATCAGTAAGCTCCAGCAGGAGAGGCAGCAGATGCAGGAAGAGATCAAGAAGCTACGGGAAGAAATTGAAGAGCTCAATACCTCCATCAG CGCATGTCAGGAGCAGCTGCCTGCAACAGGAGTTCCAATGAGGCAGAATCGCTTAGACCACATGGAAGAGAGGTTTGACGAATACGTGAAGAGCCACACTTTTCAGAACTGGAAGTTCTGGATT TTTAGCATCATCATCAAGCCTCTGTTTGAGTCATTCAACAGCATGGTGACGACGACGAGCAAGGCCAGGCTGTGCCAGACTACACTGCAGTGGTTGGATTGTCACTGCTCTCTCCCAGTCCTCAGACCAA tggTGCTGAGCAGACTTCGTCATCTGAGCACGACCACCTCCATTCTCAGCCACCCTCTGCGCCTTCCAGACGAGGCCATCAAGGCTGTCACCGACACAGATGCGTAG
- the LOC112148081 gene encoding uncharacterized protein LOC112148081 — MMSIVISSTSMNSSCWITMNLSLKNLEKAEDSYSREVCNKACPGQGNNNLRPVEGITLPVGNTTNEIQASVCAINDYLENHLPHIVKNLYANYSKITRNLQIFRNQLRGVAREHFKVDNSCKREVPAQDGYSMKGYGFRIIHFTKKWTESFLRTNLCSQ, encoded by the exons ATGATGTCCATCGTTATCTCCTCCACATCCATGAACAGCAGCTGTTGGATTACTATGAATTTGTCACTGAAAAATCTAGAAAAGGCAGAAGACAGCTAT AGCCGTGAAGTGTGTAATAAAGCGTGTCCAGGACAAGGAAACAACAACTTAAGGCCAGTGGAAGGAATAACTCTTCCTGTTGGAAACACTACGAATGAGATCCAAGCCTCAGTGTGTGCCATCAACGACTACCTCGAAAATCATCTTCCACACATCGTCAAGAACCTGTATGCCAACTACTCTAAAATCACCAGAAACCTCCAAATATTTAGAAATCAGCTGAGAGGTGTTGCCAGAGAGCACTTCAAAGTTGACAACAGCTGCAAGCGGGAGGTCCCAGCTCAGGATGGCTACTCAATGAAAGGATACGGTTTTAGGATCATTCACTTCACAAAGAAATGGACAGAAAGCTTCCTGAGAACCAACCTCTGCAGTCAGTAA